The Amycolatopsis mongoliensis genome includes a window with the following:
- a CDS encoding thiolase domain-containing protein, whose product MPDVAIAGFAKAPNVRETAGTTNGVEMLVPIFAEVFEKTGLSKQDIGFWCSGSSDYLAGRAFSFIAAVDAIGAFPPIHESHVEMDAAWALYEAWLKIKMGEVETALVYGFGKSSAGQLRRVLALQLDPYVVTPLWPDSVSIAGIQARMGLEAGLWSEKDLAEVAARGTDKDVSELLDTPYFADPLRRHDIAPITDGAAVVILSTVDRARDIVDRPAVITGIEHRVDSPVLGARDLTRSPSTEIAAAALDLDGADLAELHAPFTHQELILRTALKLGDDVKINPSGGALAANPMFSAGLARIGEAAARIHSGESRKAVAHATSGPVLQQNLVTVLEAR is encoded by the coding sequence ATGCCAGACGTCGCGATCGCGGGCTTCGCGAAGGCCCCCAACGTCCGGGAGACCGCGGGCACCACCAACGGCGTGGAAATGCTCGTCCCGATCTTCGCCGAGGTCTTCGAGAAGACCGGCCTGTCCAAGCAGGACATCGGTTTCTGGTGCTCCGGCTCGTCGGACTACCTGGCCGGGCGCGCCTTCTCCTTCATCGCCGCCGTCGACGCGATCGGCGCGTTCCCGCCCATCCACGAGTCGCACGTCGAGATGGACGCCGCGTGGGCGCTCTACGAGGCGTGGCTGAAGATCAAGATGGGCGAGGTCGAGACCGCGCTCGTCTACGGCTTCGGCAAGTCCAGCGCCGGGCAGCTGCGCCGGGTGCTCGCCCTGCAGCTCGACCCGTACGTCGTCACCCCGCTCTGGCCGGACTCGGTCTCGATCGCCGGGATCCAGGCGCGCATGGGCCTCGAAGCCGGGCTCTGGTCCGAAAAGGACCTCGCCGAGGTCGCCGCGCGCGGTACCGACAAGGACGTCAGCGAACTCCTCGACACCCCGTACTTCGCGGATCCGTTGCGCAGGCACGACATAGCGCCGATCACCGACGGCGCCGCTGTCGTCATCCTGTCTACTGTGGACCGTGCGCGCGACATCGTCGACCGGCCCGCCGTGATCACGGGCATCGAGCACCGCGTCGACTCCCCCGTCCTCGGCGCCCGCGACCTGACCCGCAGCCCGTCGACCGAGATCGCCGCGGCGGCCCTCGACCTCGACGGCGCCGACCTCGCCGAGCTGCACGCGCCCTTCACCCACCAGGAACTGATCCTGCGGACGGCGCTGAAGCTCGGCGACGACGTCAAGATCAACCCCTCGGGCGGGGCGCTCGCCGCCAACCCGATGTTCTCCGCCGGCCTCGCCCGCATCGGCGAAGCGGCGGCCCGGATCCACAGCGGCGAATCCCGCAAGGCCGTGGCGCACGCGACGAGCGGCCCGGTCCTGCAACAGAACCTGGTGACCGTGCTGGAGGCCCGATGA
- a CDS encoding crotonase/enoyl-CoA hydratase family protein has product MGEPHALVSQEGQTLVVTMNRPEARNAITGEMMSIMVEAWDRVDSDDSIRSCVLTGAGGAFCAGADLKSMSRNSPSKAFDAGKFDPAHIPGLLKGRRLTKPLIAAVEGPAIAGGTEILQGTDIRVAGTSARFGVSEARWGLFPMGGSAVRLPRQIPYTVAADILLTGRHLSADEALAIGLIGHVVPDGQALSKALELAALVNANGPVAVRAILRTIRDTEGLHEEEAFKLDSQYGIEVFASEDAKEGPRAFSEKRKPEFRGH; this is encoded by the coding sequence GTGGGTGAACCGCACGCGCTGGTTTCACAGGAGGGCCAGACCCTCGTCGTCACGATGAACCGGCCCGAGGCGCGCAATGCGATCACCGGCGAGATGATGTCGATCATGGTCGAGGCGTGGGACCGGGTCGACTCGGACGACTCGATCCGCAGCTGCGTCCTGACCGGCGCGGGCGGCGCGTTCTGCGCGGGCGCGGACCTGAAGTCGATGTCCCGGAACTCGCCGTCGAAGGCCTTCGACGCCGGCAAGTTCGACCCCGCGCACATCCCGGGACTCCTGAAGGGCCGCCGCCTGACGAAGCCGCTGATCGCGGCGGTCGAGGGCCCGGCGATCGCGGGCGGGACGGAGATCCTCCAGGGGACGGACATCCGGGTGGCGGGCACTTCGGCCCGGTTCGGGGTGTCCGAGGCCCGGTGGGGCCTGTTCCCGATGGGCGGCTCGGCGGTGCGGCTGCCGCGCCAGATCCCGTACACGGTGGCGGCGGACATCCTGCTGACCGGCCGCCACCTGTCGGCCGACGAGGCACTGGCCATCGGCCTGATCGGGCACGTGGTCCCGGACGGCCAGGCCCTCTCGAAGGCACTGGAACTGGCCGCACTGGTCAACGCGAACGGGCCGGTCGCGGTCCGGGCGATCCTGCGGACGATCCGCGACACCGAGGGGCTGCACGAAGAAGAGGCCTTCAAGCTCGACTCGCAGTACGGGATCGAGGTCTTCGCTTCGGAGGACGCCAAGGAGGGGCCGCGGGCGTTCTCGGAGAAGCGAAAGCCCGAGTTCCGCGGCCACTGA
- a CDS encoding TetR/AcrR family transcriptional regulator, whose translation MPRLADHEQRRRQIAEAVWRIASARGLEDVSLRKVAAEAGVSLRLVQYYFGTRDDLLLGALEILNADAGESIRAGIGPEEDATPREILRAMLVGMLPVDDERRTRYLVHLAYFVRSLSDPGLASAFSAAPPELERLTADLLACGRDRGEVAPDLDLLPEAELLLSSVDGLQTSIILGQRTPEAAIALIDHQLDRLFPIRPEAGGHGRPAISASGPFPP comes from the coding sequence ATGCCGAGACTCGCCGACCACGAACAACGCCGCCGCCAGATCGCCGAAGCCGTCTGGCGGATCGCGAGCGCGCGCGGGCTCGAAGACGTGTCCCTGCGCAAGGTCGCGGCCGAGGCCGGGGTGTCGCTGCGGCTGGTCCAGTACTACTTCGGCACGCGGGACGACCTGCTGCTCGGCGCGCTCGAAATCCTCAACGCCGACGCCGGGGAAAGCATCCGCGCGGGCATCGGCCCGGAGGAGGACGCGACCCCGCGCGAGATCCTGCGCGCCATGCTCGTCGGGATGCTGCCGGTCGACGACGAGCGCCGCACGCGCTACCTCGTGCACCTCGCCTACTTCGTCCGGTCCCTTTCGGATCCCGGGCTGGCGTCGGCGTTCAGCGCCGCGCCGCCCGAGCTGGAACGGCTGACCGCGGACCTGCTGGCGTGCGGCCGCGACCGCGGTGAAGTGGCGCCGGACCTCGATCTGCTGCCGGAGGCCGAGCTGCTCCTGTCGAGCGTCGACGGCCTGCAGACCAGCATCATCCTGGGCCAGCGGACCCCCGAGGCGGCGATCGCGCTGATCGACCACCAGCTGGACCGGCTGTTCCCCATTCGGCCGGAAGCAGGCGGACACGGTCGGCCGGCCATCAGCGCAAGCGGCCCGTTTCCGCCGTGA
- a CDS encoding acyl-CoA synthetase gives MALNIADLLEHAVDAVPERVAVVCGDRRVTFAELEARANRLAHHLAAHGVGRGSHIGVYSRNSIEALEAMIAAYKLRAIAVNVNYRYVHGELAYLFGDADLVALVHERGYSDKVRAVLPETPKLKHVVVIDDGSDGDYASYGGVDYEAAIEAQSPERDFEERSNDDLYILYTGGTTGYPKGVLWRHEDIWRALGGGINFVTGEYVPDEWTLAEQGKAGSLTRLPAAPLIHGAAQWAAFGALFTGSPVVFVPRFDAHEIWKAVQEHKVQVLTIVGDAMARPLIEAFREGDYDASSVVAVSSHAALFSQSVKQEFVELVPNAVITDAIGSSESGFTGIGMVAKGSDHSAGPRVSFGKDAILLDDDGNLVEKKPGAVGLIGRRGHVPLGYYGDPEKSKKIFVEVDGVRYVVPGDYARYEEDGTVTLLGRGSQCVNTGGEKVYPEEVEGALKSHPDVFDALVIGIPDERTGQRVAAVIQLREGAEADLAGIEQHVRGEIAGYKVPRTVWLADEIGRSPSGKPDYPWAQRYAAEHEPATAQPV, from the coding sequence GTGGCACTCAACATCGCGGATCTTCTGGAGCACGCCGTCGACGCCGTGCCGGAGCGCGTCGCGGTCGTGTGCGGCGACCGGCGGGTCACCTTCGCCGAACTGGAGGCGCGGGCCAACCGGCTCGCCCACCACCTCGCCGCGCACGGCGTGGGACGCGGGTCCCACATCGGGGTCTATTCCCGCAACTCGATCGAGGCCCTCGAGGCGATGATCGCCGCGTACAAGCTGCGCGCGATCGCCGTCAACGTCAACTACCGCTACGTGCACGGCGAGCTGGCCTACCTCTTCGGCGACGCCGACCTCGTCGCGCTCGTGCACGAACGCGGCTACTCCGACAAGGTCAGGGCCGTCCTCCCCGAGACGCCGAAACTGAAACACGTTGTCGTGATCGACGACGGAAGCGACGGCGACTATGCGAGCTACGGCGGCGTCGACTACGAAGCCGCGATCGAGGCGCAGTCGCCCGAGCGCGACTTCGAAGAGCGCAGCAACGACGACCTCTACATCCTCTACACCGGCGGCACCACCGGCTACCCGAAGGGCGTGCTCTGGCGCCACGAGGACATCTGGCGCGCGCTCGGCGGCGGGATCAACTTCGTCACCGGCGAGTACGTCCCCGACGAGTGGACGCTCGCCGAGCAGGGCAAGGCCGGCAGCCTGACGCGGCTGCCCGCCGCGCCGCTGATCCACGGCGCCGCGCAGTGGGCGGCGTTCGGCGCCCTGTTCACCGGCAGCCCGGTGGTGTTCGTGCCCCGCTTCGACGCCCACGAGATCTGGAAGGCCGTCCAGGAACATAAGGTCCAGGTCCTCACGATCGTCGGCGACGCGATGGCCCGCCCGCTCATCGAGGCCTTCCGCGAGGGCGACTACGACGCTTCGTCGGTCGTCGCCGTCTCGAGCCACGCCGCGCTGTTCTCGCAGTCGGTGAAGCAGGAGTTCGTCGAGCTCGTGCCGAACGCCGTGATCACCGACGCGATCGGCTCGTCGGAAAGCGGCTTCACCGGGATCGGCATGGTGGCCAAGGGCTCCGACCACAGCGCCGGCCCGCGGGTCAGCTTCGGCAAGGACGCCATCCTGCTCGACGACGACGGCAACCTCGTCGAGAAGAAGCCCGGCGCGGTCGGGCTGATCGGCCGCCGCGGGCACGTCCCGCTCGGCTACTACGGCGATCCCGAGAAGAGCAAGAAGATCTTCGTCGAGGTCGACGGCGTCCGGTACGTCGTCCCGGGCGACTACGCCCGCTACGAAGAGGACGGCACGGTCACCCTGCTCGGCCGGGGCTCCCAGTGCGTCAACACCGGTGGCGAGAAGGTCTACCCGGAAGAGGTCGAGGGCGCGCTCAAATCGCACCCGGACGTCTTCGACGCACTCGTCATCGGGATCCCGGACGAGCGGACCGGCCAGCGCGTCGCCGCCGTCATCCAGCTCCGCGAGGGCGCCGAGGCCGACCTCGCGGGAATCGAGCAGCACGTCCGGGGCGAGATCGCCGGGTACAAGGTGCCGCGCACCGTCTGGCTGGCCGACGAGATCGGCCGTTCGCCCAGCGGCAAGCCGGACTACCCGTGGGCCCAGCGCTACGCCGCCGAGCACGAACCGGCCACGGCCCAGCCCGTCTAG
- a CDS encoding NAD(P)H-dependent flavin oxidoreductase, with protein MRTSLCDRLGIDLPIIGFTPSEHVAAALSRAGGLGVLGCVRFNDAAELDRVLTWMDENTGGRPYGVDIVMPAKIPAEGTQVDLAKHIPEGHRAFVDRVLKELSVPPLPDDTDERAGVLGWLHSVARSHVEVALNHPIKLIANALGSPPADVIGQCHDRGVPVAALAGKAEHAVRHVENGVDFVVAQGYEAGGHTGEIASMVLVPEIVDAVDVPVLAAGGIGSGRQVAAALALGASGVWMGSMWLATEEYLQTMGESVAMQQALVGATSSDTVRTRIYTGKPARLLKTRWTEAWAAADAPEPLPMPLQNLLVSHAHNRIHAANDPSVVSMPVGQIVGRMNAVRPVAEVVADLVSGYEEALSRLDKTR; from the coding sequence GTGCGGACATCCCTGTGCGACCGGCTCGGCATCGACCTGCCGATCATCGGGTTCACGCCCTCGGAGCACGTCGCCGCGGCGCTCAGCCGCGCCGGCGGGCTCGGCGTGCTCGGCTGCGTCCGGTTCAACGACGCCGCCGAGCTCGACCGGGTGCTCACCTGGATGGACGAGAACACCGGCGGCAGGCCCTACGGCGTCGACATCGTGATGCCGGCGAAGATCCCCGCCGAGGGCACCCAGGTCGACCTGGCGAAGCACATCCCGGAGGGCCACCGCGCGTTCGTCGACCGGGTGCTGAAGGAGCTTTCGGTGCCGCCGCTGCCGGACGACACCGACGAGCGCGCGGGTGTGCTCGGCTGGCTGCACTCGGTCGCCCGGTCGCACGTCGAGGTCGCGCTGAACCACCCGATCAAGCTGATCGCGAACGCGCTCGGCTCGCCGCCGGCGGACGTCATCGGCCAGTGCCACGATCGCGGTGTGCCGGTGGCGGCGCTCGCCGGGAAGGCCGAGCACGCGGTCCGGCACGTCGAGAACGGGGTCGACTTCGTGGTCGCGCAGGGCTACGAAGCCGGCGGGCACACCGGCGAAATCGCGTCCATGGTGCTGGTGCCGGAGATCGTCGACGCCGTCGACGTGCCGGTGCTCGCCGCGGGCGGGATCGGCTCCGGCCGGCAGGTGGCCGCGGCGCTCGCGCTCGGCGCGTCCGGCGTCTGGATGGGTTCGATGTGGCTCGCCACCGAGGAGTACCTGCAGACCATGGGCGAGTCCGTGGCGATGCAGCAGGCGCTGGTCGGCGCGACGTCGTCGGACACCGTCCGGACGCGGATCTACACCGGCAAGCCCGCGCGGCTGCTGAAGACCCGCTGGACCGAGGCGTGGGCCGCGGCGGACGCGCCCGAGCCGTTGCCGATGCCGCTGCAGAACCTGCTGGTTTCCCACGCCCACAACCGGATCCACGCGGCGAACGACCCGAGCGTGGTGTCGATGCCGGTCGGGCAGATCGTCGGTCGGATGAACGCGGTCCGCCCGGTCGCCGAGGTCGTCGCCGACCTCGTCTCCGGCTACGAAGAAGCACTGTCCCGTTTGGACAAAACCCGCTGA
- a CDS encoding Zn-ribbon domain-containing OB-fold protein, translating to MTETPLAAPLNVGFDYTRSTGPVLGRFVNALRERRIEGIRGSDGRVHVPPVEHDPGTAEQLSEFVPVAEEGTVVSWSWCPEPLDGQPLSRPFAWALVRLDGADTAMLHAVDAGAPENIHSGQRVRVKWADDTVGHIRDIAYFLPVDAEDTTPTESAPPVAEREEGAPVSVIITPVHLRYQHSASPEESRYLRGLAEGKLIGQRCPACEKVYIPPRGACPTDGVPTTDEVELPDTGIVTTFCIVNVPFLGQRIKPPYVAAYILLDGADIAFLHLVLGCDAQDVKMGMRVRAAWKPREEWWTSLENISHFEPTGEPDAAYETFAHHL from the coding sequence GTGACCGAGACACCCCTGGCGGCCCCCCTCAACGTCGGCTTCGACTACACGCGCTCCACCGGGCCCGTCCTCGGCCGGTTCGTGAACGCGCTCCGGGAACGCCGCATCGAAGGCATCCGGGGCAGTGACGGCCGCGTGCACGTTCCGCCGGTCGAGCACGACCCCGGCACCGCCGAACAGCTCAGCGAGTTCGTCCCGGTGGCCGAAGAGGGCACCGTCGTCTCGTGGTCGTGGTGCCCCGAGCCGCTCGACGGGCAGCCGCTGAGCCGGCCCTTCGCCTGGGCGCTGGTCCGGCTCGACGGCGCCGACACCGCGATGCTGCACGCGGTGGACGCCGGCGCGCCCGAGAACATCCACAGTGGACAGCGCGTGCGGGTCAAGTGGGCCGACGACACCGTCGGGCACATCCGGGACATCGCCTACTTCCTGCCCGTCGACGCCGAGGACACCACGCCGACCGAGTCCGCTCCCCCGGTCGCCGAGCGCGAGGAAGGCGCTCCGGTCAGCGTGATCATCACGCCGGTGCACCTGCGCTACCAGCACTCGGCTTCCCCCGAGGAGAGCCGGTACCTGCGCGGGCTCGCCGAGGGCAAGCTGATCGGCCAGCGCTGCCCCGCCTGCGAGAAGGTCTACATCCCGCCGCGCGGTGCCTGCCCGACCGACGGCGTCCCGACCACCGACGAGGTCGAACTGCCCGACACCGGCATCGTGACGACGTTCTGCATCGTCAACGTCCCCTTCCTCGGCCAGCGCATCAAGCCGCCGTACGTCGCCGCGTACATCCTGCTCGACGGCGCCGACATCGCCTTCCTCCACCTCGTCCTCGGCTGCGACGCCCAGGACGTCAAGATGGGCATGCGCGTGCGCGCCGCGTGGAAACCGCGCGAGGAGTGGTGGACGTCGCTGGAGAACATCAGCCACTTCGAGCCGACCGGCGAGCCGGACGCGGCCTACGAAACCTTCGCCCACCACCTGTGA
- a CDS encoding thiolase domain-containing protein translates to MTKQLTAVLGTGQTHHRAKRQDVSMPGLLREAIDRAMIDAQVGWADIDAVVLGKAPDLFEGVMMPELFLADSLGATGKPLLRVHTAGSVGGSTALVAASLIQSGVHRRVLTVAYEKQSESNAMWGLSILPPFQMPVGAGAGGYFAPHVRSYIRRSGAPEHVGAIVAAKDRRNGALNPYAHLRQSDITVESVQASQMLWDPIRYDETCPSSDGACAMVLGDEAAGDAVEGGAAWVHATAMRTEPTTFAGRDQVNPQAGRDAAAALWAEAGIEDPMSEVDVAEIYVPFSWFEPMWLENLGFAPEGEGWKVTEAGETAIGGRLPVNPSGGVLSSNPIGASGMLRFSEAAKQVMGRAGDYQVDGARIALGHAYGGGSQYFSMWVVGADKPR, encoded by the coding sequence ATGACCAAGCAGCTCACCGCCGTGCTCGGCACCGGCCAGACGCACCACCGCGCCAAGCGCCAGGACGTCTCGATGCCGGGCCTGCTGCGCGAAGCGATCGACCGCGCGATGATCGACGCCCAGGTCGGGTGGGCCGACATCGACGCCGTCGTGCTCGGCAAGGCGCCGGACCTGTTCGAGGGCGTGATGATGCCCGAGCTCTTCCTCGCCGACTCCCTGGGCGCCACCGGGAAACCGTTGCTGCGCGTGCACACCGCAGGTTCGGTCGGCGGCTCGACGGCGCTGGTCGCGGCCTCGCTCATCCAGTCCGGCGTGCACCGCCGGGTGCTGACCGTGGCGTACGAGAAGCAGTCCGAGTCGAACGCGATGTGGGGCCTGTCGATCCTGCCGCCGTTCCAGATGCCGGTCGGCGCCGGCGCGGGCGGCTACTTCGCCCCGCACGTGCGCTCCTACATCCGCCGCTCGGGCGCGCCTGAGCACGTCGGGGCGATCGTCGCGGCGAAGGACCGGCGCAACGGCGCCTTGAACCCGTACGCGCACTTGCGGCAGTCCGACATCACCGTCGAGTCGGTGCAGGCGTCGCAGATGCTGTGGGACCCGATCCGCTACGACGAGACGTGCCCGTCGTCCGACGGCGCGTGCGCGATGGTGCTCGGCGACGAGGCCGCCGGGGACGCCGTCGAGGGCGGGGCCGCCTGGGTCCACGCGACGGCGATGCGCACCGAGCCGACGACGTTCGCCGGCCGCGACCAGGTCAACCCGCAGGCCGGCCGCGACGCCGCGGCCGCGCTGTGGGCCGAGGCGGGCATCGAGGACCCGATGTCGGAAGTGGACGTCGCCGAGATCTACGTGCCGTTCTCGTGGTTCGAGCCGATGTGGCTGGAGAACCTCGGGTTCGCGCCCGAAGGCGAGGGCTGGAAGGTCACCGAGGCCGGCGAGACCGCGATCGGCGGACGGCTGCCGGTGAACCCGTCCGGCGGCGTGCTCTCGTCCAACCCGATCGGCGCGTCCGGCATGCTTCGCTTCTCCGAAGCCGCGAAGCAGGTCATGGGCCGGGCCGGGGACTACCAGGTGGACGGCGCGCGCATCGCCCTCGGGCACGCCTACGGCGGCGGGTCGCAGTACTTCTCGATGTGGGTCGTCGGCGCCGACAAGCCACGTTGA
- a CDS encoding GH92 family glycosyl hydrolase codes for MRARLLLAPVLALSLVSPPVAAAHPHRSNVDLVNPLIGTTGTDPSEYGGMIPSTAPPFAMTRWSPQTRVNYVSRLPYHHDDTAITGFIGTHQPAIWMGDYGYVSGMPGTGDVQVGRSMPFTHADEHASPSRYSVKMSTGVGAELTGTSRVGVLRFTFPADAAPNFVLTATRAGITGGVHVDPARREISGYNPDRQDSKLGPFKAPNFKGYFVATFDTPVTSFGTSTGSALHEGERDRTDAGLGAYVRFPSDTRTVQVRIATSFLSVDQARENLRREAPEQRAFDRVAAQTKAAWSEKLDRVDVEGATPDQLATFYTSMFHALQYPSEMSEYGRYYSAYDDRVHSGVSYTSYSLWDTFRAENAFLTLFAPERIDDMVTSMLHDYREGGWLPMWKNPAETNIMVGTNADSVIAEDIAKGFTGFDRRLAYEAVYKDAMTPPDRDTELRFADREEGTPVEARAGLTTYKQNGWVAADRTAEAASRTLDYAYEDWAVAQVADAVGKPADAEFFLNRSKNYRNLYNPATGFMQARNFDGAWTSGGWTEGNEWVYTFDVMHDVPGLISLMGRDAFVALLDRHFGEGHNNHTNEPSHHIGYLYDYAGQPWKTQAQVRSIAAANYANKPDGLTGNDDCGQMSSWYLLSSIGIYPVTPASDSYAVGSPFFSKVTLRLPGARRPLVVSSPGNSASTPYVSSLSLNGKPVSRPVLTQRDLTGGGVLRFGMSATPSTWGVS; via the coding sequence ATGCGCGCTCGCCTGCTCCTCGCCCCGGTCCTGGCCCTGTCCCTGGTGTCCCCGCCGGTCGCCGCCGCCCACCCGCACCGGTCGAACGTCGACCTGGTCAACCCGCTGATCGGCACCACGGGCACCGACCCCAGCGAGTACGGCGGGATGATCCCGAGCACCGCGCCGCCGTTCGCGATGACGCGGTGGTCGCCGCAGACGCGCGTCAACTACGTCAGCCGGCTCCCCTACCACCACGACGACACCGCCATCACCGGCTTCATCGGCACGCACCAGCCGGCGATCTGGATGGGCGACTACGGCTACGTCTCGGGCATGCCCGGCACCGGCGACGTCCAGGTCGGGCGGTCGATGCCGTTCACGCACGCCGACGAGCACGCGTCGCCGTCGCGCTACTCGGTGAAGATGTCCACGGGTGTCGGCGCCGAGCTGACCGGGACATCGCGCGTCGGCGTCCTGCGGTTCACCTTCCCGGCGGACGCGGCACCGAACTTCGTCCTCACGGCGACGCGCGCGGGCATCACCGGCGGGGTGCACGTCGACCCGGCGCGGCGGGAGATCTCCGGGTACAACCCGGACCGGCAGGACTCGAAGCTCGGGCCGTTCAAGGCGCCGAACTTCAAGGGCTACTTCGTCGCGACCTTCGACACGCCGGTGACGAGCTTCGGGACGTCGACCGGCTCCGCGCTGCACGAGGGCGAGCGTGACCGCACCGACGCCGGGCTCGGCGCGTACGTGCGGTTCCCGTCCGACACCCGGACCGTCCAGGTGCGGATCGCGACGTCGTTCCTCTCGGTCGACCAGGCTCGCGAGAACCTGCGGCGCGAGGCACCCGAGCAGCGCGCGTTCGACCGCGTCGCCGCGCAGACCAAGGCGGCGTGGAGCGAGAAGCTCGACCGCGTCGACGTCGAGGGCGCGACACCCGACCAGCTGGCGACGTTCTACACGAGCATGTTCCACGCCCTGCAGTACCCGTCGGAGATGTCGGAGTACGGCCGCTACTACAGCGCCTACGACGACCGCGTCCACAGTGGAGTGAGCTACACGAGCTACTCCCTGTGGGACACCTTCCGCGCCGAGAACGCCTTCCTGACGCTGTTCGCGCCCGAGCGGATCGACGACATGGTGACGTCGATGCTGCACGACTACCGCGAAGGCGGCTGGCTGCCGATGTGGAAGAACCCGGCCGAGACCAACATCATGGTCGGCACCAACGCCGACTCCGTCATCGCCGAGGACATCGCGAAGGGCTTCACCGGCTTCGACCGCCGGCTCGCCTACGAAGCCGTGTACAAGGACGCGATGACCCCGCCGGACCGGGACACCGAACTGCGCTTCGCCGACCGTGAGGAAGGGACGCCGGTCGAGGCGCGGGCCGGGCTGACGACCTACAAGCAGAACGGCTGGGTCGCCGCCGACCGGACCGCCGAAGCCGCGTCCCGGACCCTGGACTACGCCTACGAGGACTGGGCGGTGGCTCAGGTCGCCGACGCGGTCGGAAAGCCCGCCGACGCGGAGTTCTTCCTGAACCGCAGCAAGAACTACCGGAACCTGTACAACCCGGCGACCGGGTTCATGCAGGCCCGGAACTTCGACGGCGCGTGGACCTCCGGCGGCTGGACCGAGGGCAACGAGTGGGTCTACACCTTCGACGTCATGCACGACGTGCCCGGGCTCATCTCCCTGATGGGCCGGGACGCGTTCGTCGCCCTGCTGGACCGGCACTTCGGCGAAGGCCACAACAACCACACCAACGAGCCCAGCCACCACATCGGCTACCTCTACGACTACGCCGGGCAGCCGTGGAAGACCCAGGCGCAGGTGCGCTCGATCGCCGCGGCGAACTACGCGAACAAACCGGACGGCCTGACCGGCAACGACGACTGCGGCCAGATGTCGTCGTGGTACCTGCTGTCCTCGATCGGGATCTACCCGGTGACACCGGCGTCGGACAGCTACGCCGTGGGCAGCCCGTTCTTCTCGAAGGTGACCCTGCGGCTGCCCGGCGCGCGGCGGCCGCTCGTCGTCTCCTCGCCCGGGAACTCGGCTTCGACCCCGTACGTGTCTTCGCTTTCCTTGAACGGGAAACCGGTCTCGCGTCCGGTGCTGACCCAGCGCGACCTGACCGGCGGTGGCGTCCTGCGGTTCGGGATGAGCGCGACGCCGTCGACGTGGGGCGTCAGCTGA
- a CDS encoding YhjD/YihY/BrkB family envelope integrity protein has translation MKSSPKAPSLWARARARYRWLDHIARATNRYIECGGYHYVASITYFSLLSLVPLLMVASSAAGFVLASQPHLLDTMVHAIVSTLPGGLGDKATDLLTGFVEQRTSVGLFGLAIGLYSGWNWMNALRDSLTALWGQNRSDQSLPRIIAVDLLALLGLSAALVVSFTITISGTALGDYLLRLAGLDDTSWGHRLVSASSVPLALAADWLVFLWVLTRLPRQKVGVRSAVRGAVALAVGFEVLKLAGGFYLRLIGNSPTGIAFGSVIGLIFFISLIARMLVYVTAWTATGSDAPPKPIQPPPPVVLKPVIVVEPPVAVPATVGVVTGVVGTLLALRWRRSRD, from the coding sequence GTGAAGAGTTCCCCCAAGGCCCCGAGCCTCTGGGCCCGGGCCCGCGCCCGGTACCGCTGGCTGGACCACATCGCCCGCGCGACCAACCGCTACATCGAATGCGGCGGTTACCACTACGTCGCCTCGATCACCTACTTCAGCCTGCTGTCGCTGGTGCCGCTGCTGATGGTGGCGTCGTCGGCCGCCGGGTTCGTGCTGGCCAGCCAGCCGCACCTGCTCGACACGATGGTCCACGCGATCGTGTCCACACTGCCCGGCGGGCTCGGGGACAAGGCCACCGACCTGCTCACCGGCTTCGTCGAGCAGCGGACCAGCGTCGGGCTGTTCGGTCTGGCCATCGGCCTCTACTCGGGCTGGAACTGGATGAACGCGCTGCGGGACTCGCTCACCGCGCTCTGGGGGCAGAACCGGTCGGACCAGTCGTTGCCGCGGATCATCGCCGTCGACCTGCTCGCGCTGCTCGGCCTGAGCGCGGCGCTGGTGGTGTCGTTCACGATCACGATCTCCGGCACCGCGCTCGGCGACTACCTGCTCCGGCTGGCCGGGCTGGACGACACGAGCTGGGGCCACCGGCTCGTGTCGGCGTCGTCCGTGCCGCTGGCGCTCGCCGCCGATTGGCTGGTGTTCCTGTGGGTGCTCACGCGGCTGCCGCGGCAGAAGGTGGGCGTGCGCAGCGCGGTGCGCGGCGCGGTCGCCCTGGCCGTCGGGTTCGAGGTGCTCAAGCTGGCCGGCGGCTTCTACCTCCGGCTGATCGGCAACTCGCCGACCGGCATCGCGTTCGGCTCGGTCATCGGCCTGATCTTCTTCATCTCGCTGATCGCGCGGATGCTCGTGTACGTCACCGCGTGGACGGCGACCGGCTCCGACGCGCCGCCGAAGCCGATCCAGCCGCCGCCGCCCGTCGTGCTGAAGCCGGTGATCGTGGTGGAGCCGCCGGTGGCGGTGCCGGCCACGGTCGGGGTGGTGACCGGGGTGGTCGGGACGCTGCTCGCGCTCAGGTGGCGACGTTCGCGAGACTGA